In one Pseudomonas sp. R84 genomic region, the following are encoded:
- the motD gene encoding flagellar motor protein MotD, translating into MARRRHQEEHVNHERWLVSYADFITLLFAFFVVMYSISSINEGKYKEISEALVGVFKDSDRALKPIQIGDERPKTVTPAKPLVKDAEQIDAGIAGASDPLKSIADDISAAFGDLISSNQMTVRGNELWVEIELNSSLLFGSGDAMPSDIAFNIIDKVAAILKPFDNPIHVEGFTDDQPIRTAQYPTNWELSSARSASIVRMLAMQGVNPGRLASVGYGEFQPVANNATAEGRGKNRRVVLVVSRNLDVRRSLTGTGTANAQPDAALKRAGTQTAPTPVKTPGRESAVNSPSPALTR; encoded by the coding sequence ATGGCACGTCGTCGCCACCAGGAAGAGCATGTAAACCACGAACGCTGGCTGGTTTCCTACGCTGACTTCATCACGTTGCTGTTCGCGTTCTTCGTGGTCATGTACTCGATTTCGTCGATCAACGAAGGCAAGTACAAGGAAATTTCCGAAGCGCTGGTCGGCGTCTTCAAAGACTCCGACCGCGCGCTCAAACCGATCCAGATCGGCGACGAACGACCGAAAACCGTGACTCCGGCCAAGCCGCTGGTCAAGGACGCCGAGCAGATCGATGCCGGTATCGCCGGTGCCAGCGATCCGCTGAAAAGCATCGCCGATGACATCAGCGCCGCGTTCGGTGACCTGATCAGCTCCAACCAGATGACTGTGCGTGGCAACGAGCTGTGGGTCGAGATCGAACTCAACTCCAGCCTGTTGTTCGGCAGCGGCGACGCCATGCCGAGTGACATTGCGTTCAACATCATCGACAAGGTTGCAGCGATTCTGAAACCGTTCGACAACCCGATCCACGTTGAAGGCTTCACCGACGATCAGCCAATCCGCACCGCGCAGTACCCGACCAACTGGGAACTGTCCTCGGCGCGTTCGGCGAGCATCGTGCGCATGCTGGCCATGCAGGGCGTGAACCCTGGCCGATTGGCATCGGTGGGTTACGGCGAGTTTCAACCGGTGGCCAACAACGCTACCGCTGAAGGCCGGGGAAAAAACCGCCGGGTGGTGCTGGTGGTCTCGCGCAATCTCGATGTACGTCGCAGCCTCACGGGCACCGGAACCGCCAATGCGCAACCGGACGCTGCATTGAAGCGGGCTGGCACACAAACTGCACCGACCCCGGTCAAGACGCCGGGACGCGAGAGTGCCGTCAATTCTCCGTCACCCGCATTAACACGCTGA
- the ccmA gene encoding cytochrome c biogenesis heme-transporting ATPase CcmA, translated as MTSPVLQTVALACERDLRLLFENLELRLASGDMVQISGPNGSGKTSLLRLLSGLMQPTAGHVLLNGQPLTEQRSELARNLLWIGHAAGIKDLLTPEENLSWLCALHHPAEREAIWQALAAVGLRGFEDVPCHSLSAGQQRRVALARLYLDSPPLWILDEPFTALDKQGVAQLEEHLAGHCERGGLVVLTTHHTLSRMPAGYRDIDLGNWAV; from the coding sequence TTGACCAGTCCTGTCCTGCAAACCGTTGCCCTCGCGTGTGAACGTGATCTGCGGCTGCTCTTCGAAAATCTCGAATTGAGACTCGCCAGCGGCGATATGGTGCAGATCAGCGGACCCAACGGCAGCGGCAAGACCAGCCTTTTGCGCCTGTTGTCCGGGCTGATGCAGCCGACCGCCGGGCACGTCCTGCTCAATGGCCAGCCGCTGACCGAACAACGCAGCGAACTCGCACGCAACCTGCTGTGGATCGGCCACGCCGCCGGGATCAAGGACCTGCTGACCCCGGAAGAGAACCTTTCCTGGCTTTGTGCCCTGCATCATCCCGCCGAACGCGAGGCCATCTGGCAAGCGCTGGCAGCTGTAGGATTGCGCGGTTTCGAAGATGTTCCCTGCCACAGCCTGTCCGCCGGTCAGCAACGTCGCGTGGCGCTGGCGCGTTTGTATCTCGACAGCCCGCCATTGTGGATTCTCGATGAGCCGTTTACCGCTCTGGACAAACAAGGTGTGGCGCAGCTCGAAGAGCATCTGGCCGGACACTGCGAACGCGGTGGTCTGGTGGTGTTGACCACGCACCACACGCTGAGCCGGATGCCTGCCGGTTATCGCGACATCGATCTGGGGAACTGGGCAGTATGA
- a CDS encoding CheW domain-containing protein: protein MNRPLKLTSKPQLALQSYLDNLLQEIPEELPPVIEAQPEVVESSEALDEFQAAVLEEQARDAQKAARPAAPVAAPAAAAVTKAPVALIEEAEPVRASVSTLAPLLQTQLLKTAPEPAVVEPAPAPVAPAPVEQTLVPPLVEVHLPPNNTPPPVETDGRPAWASEAFECLLFDVAGLTLAVPLVCLGSIYSLAGHELTPLFGQPEWFLGILPSQAGNLKVLDTARWVMPDRYRDDFRQGLQYVISVQGYEWGLAVHQVSRSLRLDPNEIKWRSHRGQRPWLAGTVIEHMCALLDVSALAELIASGGAKHLSGHKPLHKPT, encoded by the coding sequence ATGAATCGGCCTTTGAAGTTGACGTCTAAGCCGCAATTGGCGCTGCAGTCTTATCTGGATAATTTGCTGCAGGAAATTCCTGAGGAGCTGCCGCCGGTCATTGAGGCGCAGCCTGAAGTTGTGGAAAGCAGCGAGGCGCTGGACGAGTTCCAGGCTGCGGTACTGGAAGAGCAGGCACGTGATGCGCAGAAGGCTGCCCGGCCTGCTGCGCCGGTTGCCGCGCCTGCCGCCGCAGCGGTGACCAAAGCACCGGTTGCATTGATCGAAGAGGCCGAGCCGGTTCGCGCGTCGGTCTCGACACTGGCACCGCTGCTGCAAACCCAACTGCTGAAAACCGCGCCGGAACCGGCCGTGGTCGAACCGGCTCCTGCTCCAGTTGCACCCGCACCCGTCGAGCAAACGCTGGTTCCGCCGCTGGTCGAAGTGCATCTGCCGCCGAACAACACGCCGCCACCGGTGGAAACCGATGGTCGCCCGGCCTGGGCCTCGGAAGCCTTCGAATGCCTGCTGTTCGACGTCGCCGGTCTGACCCTGGCAGTGCCGCTGGTGTGCCTTGGCTCGATCTATTCGCTGGCCGGCCACGAGCTGACGCCGCTGTTCGGTCAGCCGGAATGGTTCCTCGGGATTCTGCCGAGCCAGGCCGGCAACCTGAAAGTGCTGGATACCGCGCGCTGGGTCATGCCGGATCGCTATCGCGATGACTTCCGTCAGGGCTTGCAGTACGTGATTTCGGTACAAGGTTACGAGTGGGGCCTGGCGGTGCATCAGGTCAGTCGCTCGTTGCGTCTGGATCCGAATGAAATCAAATGGAGAAGTCACCGGGGTCAGCGGCCATGGCTCGCCGGCACCGTGATTGAGCACATGTGTGCATTGCTTGACGTTTCCGCACTGGCCGAGTTGATCGCCAGCGGTGGGGCAAAGCACCTGAGCGGCCACAAGCCGCTACATAAACCGACATAG
- a CDS encoding DUF2802 domain-containing protein, with product MILEVAVIVLFLFWAGTLAMFVSYIKAQKVIAAQQAQGDALRDQRIKDLAKRVDDYQNGNVRMGEALHELRAVVSPLPDKIVQLEQRDPSSLSFAQAAKLVGMGASVDELTQSCGLTQAEAELMRKLHKGS from the coding sequence TTGATTCTCGAGGTTGCGGTCATTGTCCTGTTCCTCTTCTGGGCAGGCACGCTGGCAATGTTTGTGTCGTACATCAAGGCGCAAAAAGTCATTGCTGCGCAACAGGCTCAGGGCGATGCGCTGCGTGATCAGCGCATCAAGGACCTGGCCAAGCGTGTCGACGATTACCAGAACGGTAATGTGCGCATGGGCGAGGCGCTGCACGAGTTGCGTGCGGTAGTCAGCCCTTTGCCGGACAAAATCGTTCAGCTGGAACAGCGCGATCCATCGAGCCTGTCATTCGCCCAAGCGGCGAAACTGGTGGGCATGGGTGCGAGCGTTGATGAACTGACTCAGTCCTGCGGGTTGACCCAGGCTGAGGCGGAGTTGATGCGCAAACTACATAAAGGCAGCTAA
- a CDS encoding flagellar motor protein produces MDVLSLIGIIMAFVAIIGGNYLEGGHLGALANGPAALIVLGGTIGAALLQSPMSAFKRAMQILAWILFPPRVDLAGGIDRVVNWSLTARKEGLLGLEGVADAEPDNYSRKGLQLLVDGAEPEAIRSILEVDFYTQEARDIEAAKVFESMGGYAPTIGIIGAVMGLIHVMGNLADPTQLGSGIAVAFVATIYGVASANLVLLPIAAKLKSIALRQSRYREMLLEGILSIAEGENPRSIELKLQGFMD; encoded by the coding sequence ATGGATGTTTTAAGCCTTATCGGGATCATCATGGCGTTCGTCGCCATCATCGGTGGTAACTACCTTGAGGGTGGTCACCTCGGTGCGCTGGCCAACGGCCCGGCGGCATTGATCGTACTGGGCGGCACCATCGGTGCCGCACTGCTGCAATCGCCGATGAGCGCGTTCAAACGCGCCATGCAGATCCTTGCCTGGATTCTGTTTCCGCCACGGGTCGATCTGGCCGGTGGCATTGATCGCGTCGTCAACTGGAGCCTCACCGCACGCAAGGAAGGCCTGCTGGGTCTGGAAGGCGTGGCCGATGCCGAACCCGACAATTACTCGCGCAAAGGCCTGCAACTGCTGGTCGACGGTGCCGAGCCGGAAGCGATCCGCAGCATCCTCGAGGTGGATTTCTACACCCAGGAAGCGCGTGACATTGAGGCGGCAAAAGTCTTTGAAAGCATGGGCGGCTACGCGCCAACCATCGGCATCATCGGTGCGGTGATGGGCCTGATCCATGTGATGGGCAACCTCGCGGATCCGACGCAACTGGGCAGCGGCATCGCCGTGGCGTTCGTCGCGACCATCTACGGTGTAGCCAGTGCCAACCTGGTGTTGCTGCCGATCGCTGCCAAGCTGAAGTCAATTGCGTTGCGGCAGTCGCGTTATCGCGAAATGTTGTTGGAAGGGATCCTGTCGATCGCCGAAGGTGAAAACCCTCGCTCCATTGAGTTGAAGCTGCAAGGCTTCATGGATTAA
- a CDS encoding ParA family protein, translating to MRVWAVANQKGGVGKTTSSIALAGLLAEAGKRVVVVDLDPHGSMTSYFGYDPDSLEHSNYDLFLHKGSVPQGLPGQLLLSTSDERISLLPSSTALATLERQSPGQSGLGLVIAKSLAQLWQDFDYAVIDSPPLLGVLMVNALAASQQLVIPVQTEHLAVKGLERMVNTLAMINRSRKQALPFSIVPTLFDRRTQASMHTLRVLRDKFPDEIWQGYIPVDTRLRDASRAGVTPSQFDGKSRGVLAYRALLKHLLAQQLVPQVA from the coding sequence ATGAGAGTCTGGGCAGTCGCCAATCAAAAGGGTGGTGTCGGTAAAACCACATCTTCCATCGCTTTAGCCGGGTTGCTGGCCGAGGCGGGCAAGCGCGTGGTTGTGGTCGATCTCGACCCGCACGGCTCGATGACCAGCTATTTCGGCTACGACCCCGACAGCCTGGAACACAGCAACTACGACCTGTTTCTACACAAGGGCAGCGTGCCGCAAGGCCTGCCGGGGCAGTTGCTGTTGTCGACCAGTGACGAACGCATTTCCCTGCTGCCGTCGAGCACCGCGCTGGCAACCCTTGAGCGGCAGTCGCCGGGGCAGAGTGGCCTCGGTCTTGTAATCGCCAAGAGTCTGGCGCAACTGTGGCAGGACTTCGATTACGCGGTGATCGACAGCCCGCCGTTGCTCGGCGTGCTGATGGTCAACGCCCTTGCGGCGAGCCAGCAACTGGTGATCCCGGTGCAGACCGAACACCTGGCCGTCAAAGGCCTGGAACGCATGGTCAACACCCTGGCGATGATCAACCGCTCGCGCAAACAGGCGTTGCCGTTCAGCATCGTGCCGACCCTGTTTGATCGCCGTACCCAGGCCTCGATGCATACCTTGCGCGTGCTGCGTGACAAATTCCCCGACGAGATCTGGCAGGGTTATATCCCGGTCGATACCCGTCTGCGCGACGCCAGCCGAGCCGGCGTCACGCCTTCGCAATTCGACGGCAAGAGCCGTGGCGTGCTGGCGTATCGCGCGCTGCTCAAGCACCTGTTGGCGCAACAACTTGTTCCGCAGGTGGCTTGA
- a CDS encoding chemotaxis protein CheW: protein MSSQATNAKGSEDPILQWVTFKLDNETYGINVMRVQEVLRYTEIAPVPGAPSYVLGIINLRGNVVTVIDTRQRFGLNSGEISDNTRIVIIEADKQVVGIMVDSVAEVVYLRQSEIETAPNVGNEESAKFIQGVCNKNNELLILVELDKMMSEEEWSDLENI, encoded by the coding sequence ATGAGTAGTCAGGCGACGAATGCAAAAGGTTCTGAAGATCCGATCCTGCAATGGGTTACCTTCAAACTGGACAACGAAACCTACGGCATCAACGTGATGCGCGTTCAGGAAGTGCTGCGCTACACCGAGATCGCTCCGGTGCCGGGCGCGCCAAGCTACGTGCTGGGCATCATCAACCTGCGCGGTAACGTGGTTACCGTGATCGACACCCGTCAGCGCTTCGGCCTGAACAGCGGCGAGATCAGCGACAACACCCGTATCGTCATCATCGAAGCCGACAAGCAAGTCGTTGGCATCATGGTCGACAGCGTGGCCGAAGTGGTTTACCTGCGTCAGTCGGAAATCGAGACGGCGCCGAACGTCGGCAACGAAGAGTCGGCCAAGTTCATCCAGGGCGTGTGCAACAAGAACAACGAGTTGCTGATCCTGGTCGAGCTGGACAAGATGATGAGCGAAGAAGAATGGTCGGACCTGGAGAATATCTGA
- a CDS encoding flagellar hook-length control protein FliK yields MTGEMNILPLLPTTPATVRPQVGELLKLLTPVEGLIGAGQSAKAEVLSLKQADQTFQLLLKVTVDGGRQTTVQATSNLPLPQGTSLAITQPSAGNLAITVQQAIASSVATLTRIDTAQLPVGTLLQGKVLTSQALPQTPGQAAVFRSLVSLLNTAQSGSTLTIDSPQPLRIGTLLSALVEDAQTLKFLPMSSRQEQLAVSQQLLGQQSRQASLTGLLNALQNLPSDTDQASQDLRAVVDKLLASLPDVQQLSTAKGVALALANSGAFLEAKLLTGQNPTLAPDMKADLLKLIAQLTPGLPSSTSFNAIIAANTLAQALPSFVRNALGMLGQVSAKPVPSSFPLPDRLLQSLDGEGDLEQLLRLAAAAVSRLQSHQLSSLEQTGVTDDGRLLSTWQLEIPMRNLQDIVPLQVKFQREEAPEREPQPNERREEREPKQQLWRVDLAFDMEPLGPLQIQAQLIAGSLSSQLWAERPYTADLIENNLFALRQRLLDRGLNVGDIDCHLGTPPQGNQTRLEHRWVDETA; encoded by the coding sequence ATGACAGGCGAAATGAACATCCTCCCGCTCCTGCCCACCACCCCGGCGACCGTGCGTCCGCAGGTCGGTGAGCTGCTCAAGCTGCTGACCCCGGTCGAAGGCCTGATCGGCGCCGGGCAAAGCGCCAAAGCCGAGGTGTTGTCGCTCAAGCAGGCGGATCAGACCTTTCAGTTATTGCTCAAGGTGACCGTCGACGGCGGACGCCAGACCACCGTGCAGGCGACCAGCAATCTGCCATTGCCGCAAGGCACCAGTCTGGCGATCACCCAGCCCTCGGCGGGCAACCTGGCGATTACCGTGCAGCAAGCCATCGCCAGCAGCGTCGCCACCCTCACCCGCATCGACACCGCGCAATTGCCAGTCGGCACGCTGCTGCAAGGCAAAGTGCTGACCTCGCAGGCGCTGCCGCAGACGCCGGGGCAAGCCGCGGTGTTCCGCTCGTTGGTCAGCCTGCTCAACACCGCACAGAGCGGCAGCACACTGACCATCGATAGCCCGCAGCCACTGCGCATCGGCACCTTGCTTTCGGCGCTGGTGGAAGATGCACAAACTCTCAAGTTTCTGCCGATGAGCAGCCGCCAGGAACAACTGGCCGTCAGTCAGCAACTGCTCGGCCAGCAAAGTCGTCAGGCCTCCCTGACAGGGTTGCTGAATGCTTTGCAGAATCTGCCGAGCGATACCGATCAGGCATCGCAGGATTTGCGCGCGGTGGTCGACAAACTCCTTGCCAGCCTGCCGGACGTGCAACAACTGAGCACCGCCAAAGGCGTGGCGCTGGCGCTGGCCAACAGCGGCGCGTTCCTCGAAGCCAAACTGTTGACCGGGCAGAACCCGACGCTGGCCCCGGACATGAAGGCCGACCTGCTGAAGCTGATCGCGCAACTGACTCCGGGCCTGCCGAGCAGCACCAGTTTCAACGCGATCATCGCCGCCAACACCCTGGCGCAAGCGCTGCCGAGTTTCGTGCGTAATGCGCTCGGCATGCTCGGTCAGGTCAGCGCGAAACCGGTGCCGAGCAGCTTCCCGCTGCCCGACCGCTTGCTGCAAAGTCTGGACGGCGAAGGCGATCTGGAACAGTTGCTGCGCCTCGCCGCCGCTGCGGTATCGCGCCTGCAAAGTCATCAACTATCAAGTCTGGAGCAGACCGGCGTTACCGACGATGGGCGTCTGCTCAGCACCTGGCAACTGGAAATCCCCATGCGCAATCTGCAGGACATCGTGCCGCTGCAGGTCAAGTTCCAGCGTGAAGAAGCCCCGGAGCGAGAGCCGCAACCGAACGAACGTCGCGAGGAACGCGAGCCCAAGCAACAACTGTGGCGCGTCGATCTGGCGTTCGACATGGAACCGCTCGGGCCGCTGCAGATTCAGGCGCAACTGATCGCCGGCAGCCTTTCCAGCCAACTGTGGGCCGAACGGCCGTACACCGCTGACCTGATCGAAAACAACCTGTTCGCCCTGCGCCAGCGCCTGCTTGATCGCGGGCTCAACGTTGGCGATATCGACTGCCATCTCGGCACCCCGCCGCAAGGCAATCAAACCCGTCTTGAGCACCGCTGGGTCGACGAAACCGCATGA
- a CDS encoding chemotaxis protein CheA, with protein MSFGADEEILQDFLVEAGEILEQLSEQLVELESRPDDADLLNAIFRGFHTVKGGAGFLQLNELVECCHIAENVFDILRKGERRVDAELMDVVLEALDAVNSMFTEVRERAPITAATPELLAALARLAEPQSADAAPASPVAEMIEELVVEGDSSGDITDNEFEQLLDSLNAVKAEAEAPAAAAPAQTAAEAASDEITDAEFESLLDQLHGKGQFAVDAVAPAAAAPAAPAKGDSSDITDDEFEALLDQLHGKGNFAVDALESAIASAPAPAAPAAAAAGSDLISDHEFESLLDELHGKGKFSEVGTAAAGSASTVATPAAKAPAAAAAPKPAAKPEPKAEAPKPAAAAAPAPARAPATPPPEKPASEAETTVRVDTARLDEIMNMVGELVLVRNRLVRLGLNSGDEAMQKAVSNLDVVTADLQTAVMKTRMQPIKKVFGRFPRLVRDLARQLKKEINLELVGEETDLDKNLVEALADPLVHLVRNAVDHGIESPEEREASGKARGGRVVLAAEQEGDHILLSISDDGKGMDPNVLRAIAVKRGVMDKDAADRLSDTECYNLIFAPGFSTKTEISDVSGRGVGMDVVKTKISQLNGSINIYSTKGQGSKIVIKVPLTLAIMPTLMVMLGNQAFAFPLVNVNEIFHLDLSTTNVVDGQEVVIVRDKALPLFYLKRWLVSSAAHEEQREGHVVILSVGTQRIGFVVDQLVGQEEVVIKPLGKMLQGTPGMSGATITGDGRIALILDVPSMLKRYAARRI; from the coding sequence ATGAGCTTCGGCGCCGATGAAGAGATCCTTCAGGATTTCCTGGTTGAGGCCGGCGAGATTCTTGAGCAACTGTCCGAACAACTGGTCGAGCTGGAAAGCCGCCCGGATGACGCAGATCTGCTCAACGCAATTTTTCGCGGTTTCCACACTGTAAAAGGGGGCGCCGGCTTCCTTCAGCTCAATGAGCTGGTGGAGTGCTGTCACATCGCCGAAAACGTGTTCGACATCCTGCGTAAGGGTGAGCGTCGCGTTGATGCAGAACTGATGGACGTTGTCCTCGAAGCACTGGACGCGGTGAACAGCATGTTCACTGAAGTTCGTGAGCGTGCTCCGATCACCGCCGCCACGCCGGAGCTGCTGGCCGCCTTGGCGCGTCTGGCCGAACCGCAATCGGCGGACGCAGCCCCGGCTTCGCCAGTGGCCGAGATGATCGAAGAACTGGTCGTCGAAGGCGACTCGTCGGGCGACATCACCGATAACGAATTTGAACAGCTGCTGGATTCGCTGAACGCCGTCAAGGCTGAAGCCGAAGCCCCGGCCGCTGCTGCCCCTGCGCAAACGGCCGCTGAAGCCGCGAGCGATGAAATCACCGATGCCGAGTTCGAGTCGTTGCTCGATCAACTGCACGGCAAGGGCCAGTTTGCGGTGGACGCGGTTGCGCCAGCGGCGGCAGCCCCTGCGGCTCCGGCCAAGGGCGACAGCTCTGACATCACCGACGACGAATTCGAAGCCTTGCTCGATCAGTTGCATGGCAAGGGCAACTTTGCCGTGGATGCGCTGGAGTCGGCGATTGCTTCGGCACCTGCGCCTGCTGCTCCAGCGGCCGCCGCTGCCGGCAGCGATCTGATCAGCGATCACGAGTTCGAATCGCTGCTCGACGAACTGCACGGCAAAGGCAAGTTCTCCGAAGTCGGCACCGCTGCTGCTGGCAGTGCTTCGACCGTCGCCACGCCTGCTGCCAAGGCACCGGCCGCTGCTGCAGCGCCCAAGCCTGCCGCCAAGCCTGAGCCAAAAGCCGAGGCGCCAAAACCGGCTGCCGCTGCTGCACCGGCTCCGGCCCGTGCGCCGGCTACACCGCCACCGGAAAAACCGGCGAGCGAAGCCGAAACCACCGTGCGTGTCGACACCGCCCGTCTCGACGAAATCATGAACATGGTCGGCGAACTGGTGCTGGTGCGTAACCGTCTGGTGCGTCTGGGCCTGAACAGCGGCGATGAAGCCATGCAAAAGGCCGTGTCGAACCTCGACGTGGTCACGGCTGACTTGCAGACCGCCGTCATGAAAACGCGGATGCAGCCGATCAAAAAGGTCTTCGGGCGCTTCCCGCGTCTGGTTCGTGACCTCGCGCGTCAGCTCAAGAAAGAGATCAACCTGGAACTGGTGGGTGAAGAAACCGACCTCGACAAAAACCTTGTCGAGGCCCTGGCCGACCCGCTGGTCCACTTGGTGCGCAACGCCGTCGACCACGGCATCGAGTCGCCGGAAGAACGCGAAGCGTCGGGCAAGGCTCGTGGCGGTCGCGTGGTGCTCGCGGCCGAACAGGAAGGCGACCATATCCTGCTGTCGATTTCCGATGACGGCAAAGGCATGGACCCGAACGTCCTGCGCGCCATCGCGGTAAAACGCGGTGTGATGGACAAGGACGCGGCCGATCGCCTCAGCGATACCGAGTGCTACAACCTGATTTTCGCCCCGGGTTTCTCGACCAAGACCGAGATCTCCGACGTCTCCGGTCGTGGTGTCGGCATGGACGTGGTGAAGACCAAGATTTCCCAGCTCAACGGTTCGATCAACATCTACTCGACCAAGGGCCAGGGCTCGAAGATCGTCATCAAGGTGCCGCTGACCCTCGCGATCATGCCAACCCTGATGGTCATGCTCGGCAATCAGGCATTTGCGTTCCCGTTGGTCAACGTCAACGAGATCTTCCACCTCGACCTGTCGACCACCAACGTCGTCGACGGTCAGGAAGTGGTGATCGTGCGGGACAAGGCGCTGCCATTGTTCTACCTCAAGCGCTGGCTGGTCAGCTCCGCCGCTCACGAAGAGCAGCGTGAAGGCCACGTGGTGATCCTTTCGGTGGGCACTCAGCGGATCGGCTTCGTCGTCGATCAACTGGTCGGTCAGGAAGAAGTGGTCATCAAGCCATTGGGCAAAATGCTGCAGGGCACTCCGGGCATGTCCGGCGCCACCATTACCGGTGACGGCCGCATCGCGCTGATTCTCGATGTTCCAAGCATGCTCAAGCGTTACGCCGCACGGCGTATTTGA
- a CDS encoding chemotaxis response regulator protein-glutamate methylesterase, whose amino-acid sequence MAVKVLVVDDSGFFRRRVSEILSADPSIQVVGTATNGKEAIDQALALKPDVITMDYEMPMMDGITAVRHIMQRCPTPVLMFSSLTHEGARVTLDALDAGAVDFLPKNFEDISRNPEKVKQLLCEKVHSISRSNRRFSAYSAPAPAAAPTPAPAPSSFSSHSTSAPARPAHAPVHAPAPAPSRAPAASASSPAPKRKAYKLVAIGTSTGGPVALQRVLTQLPANFPAPIVLIQHMPAAFTKAFAERLDKLCRISVKEAEDGDILRPGLALLAPGGKQMMIDGRGAVKILPGDERLNYKPCVDITFGSAAKSYGDKVLAVVLTGMGADGREGARLLKQGGSAVWAQDEASCVIYGMPMAIVKADLADAVYSLDDIGKHIVEACL is encoded by the coding sequence ATGGCAGTCAAAGTCCTGGTGGTGGACGATTCGGGTTTTTTCCGCCGCCGCGTCTCGGAAATTCTTTCAGCGGATCCGAGCATTCAGGTGGTCGGCACCGCCACCAACGGTAAAGAGGCGATCGATCAGGCCCTGGCACTCAAGCCGGACGTGATCACCATGGACTACGAGATGCCGATGATGGACGGCATCACGGCAGTGCGGCACATCATGCAGCGCTGCCCGACCCCGGTGTTGATGTTCTCCTCGCTGACGCACGAAGGCGCCCGGGTCACCCTGGATGCGCTGGACGCTGGCGCGGTGGATTTCCTGCCGAAGAATTTCGAAGACATCTCGCGTAACCCGGAGAAGGTCAAGCAACTGTTGTGCGAGAAGGTCCATAGCATCTCGCGCAGTAACCGTCGTTTCAGTGCTTATAGCGCACCGGCTCCAGCCGCAGCGCCAACGCCTGCACCGGCGCCATCCAGCTTCAGCAGCCACAGCACCAGCGCACCGGCACGTCCGGCACACGCGCCTGTGCATGCACCTGCTCCTGCTCCAAGCCGTGCTCCGGCCGCCAGCGCTTCGTCGCCAGCGCCGAAACGCAAAGCCTACAAACTGGTTGCCATCGGTACCTCGACTGGCGGCCCGGTGGCCCTGCAACGTGTGCTGACTCAGTTGCCGGCGAATTTTCCGGCGCCGATCGTGCTGATCCAGCACATGCCGGCAGCGTTCACCAAGGCGTTTGCCGAGCGTCTCGACAAGCTCTGCCGCATCAGCGTCAAGGAAGCCGAGGATGGCGACATCCTGCGTCCGGGCCTGGCGTTGCTGGCGCCGGGTGGCAAGCAAATGATGATCGACGGCCGTGGCGCGGTGAAAATCCTCCCGGGCGACGAGCGTCTGAACTACAAGCCTTGCGTTGACATCACTTTCGGTTCTGCAGCGAAATCCTACGGCGACAAAGTTCTGGCGGTGGTGTTGACCGGCATGGGCGCCGACGGCCGTGAGGGCGCGCGTCTGCTCAAGCAGGGCGGCAGCGCGGTCTGGGCACAAGATGAGGCAAGCTGCGTGATCTACGGCATGCCGATGGCCATCGTCAAAGCCGACCTCGCCGACGCGGTGTACAGCCTCGACGACATCGGCAAACACATTGTCGAGGCGTGTCTCTGA
- a CDS encoding EscU/YscU/HrcU family type III secretion system export apparatus switch protein has protein sequence MNDSTAPRQAIALKYDGNHAPTLTAKGDEELAEEILRIARDCEVPIYENAELVRLLARMELGDSIPEELYRTIAEIIAFAWNLKGKFPEGQDPDAPMVEKDVTDRGDDY, from the coding sequence ATGAACGATTCCACTGCCCCACGCCAGGCCATCGCCCTCAAATACGACGGCAACCACGCCCCGACCCTCACCGCCAAAGGCGACGAAGAGCTGGCCGAAGAAATCCTGCGCATTGCTCGCGATTGCGAAGTGCCGATTTACGAAAATGCCGAATTGGTGCGGCTGTTGGCGCGGATGGAATTGGGCGACAGCATTCCTGAGGAGCTGTATCGCACGATCGCCGAAATCATCGCGTTTGCGTGGAATCTGAAGGGGAAATTTCCCGAGGGGCAGGATCCGGATGCGCCGATGGTCGAGAAGGATGTGACCGATCGCGGGGATGATTACTGA